Proteins encoded by one window of Glycine soja cultivar W05 chromosome 15, ASM419377v2, whole genome shotgun sequence:
- the LOC114387047 gene encoding pterin-4-alpha-carbinolamine dehydratase 2, mitochondrial-like isoform X2: protein MNRLLLVRHPLLALSKLPPLSPFSQTYYYSYTPTRINSQIYKIKDPPRTSAAFCTTNKELSSKKCVPCNTKDLQPMTEDAAGTLLSQIAQWNLVNEGGVLKLRRSWKVKTFTKGLEFFRIIADLADAEGGLTQNDFILAAKINELNLHDLLRRKASD from the exons ATGAATCGCCTTCTTCTTGTTCGTCACCCTCTACTAGCTTTATCCAAGCTACCACCACTATCACCCTTTTCCCAAACCTATTATTATTCATACACACCCACACG GATAAATTCtcaaatatataagattaaggACCCTCCTCGCACAAGCGCTGCATTTTGCACTACCAACAAAG agTTGTCATCTAAGAAGTGTGTACCGTGCAATACAAAGGACTTGCAACCCATGACTGAGGATGCAGCAGGCACTCTGCTTTCCCAG ATTGCCCAGTGGAATTTGGTAAACGAGGGTGGTGTGTTGAAATTGAGGAGATCATGGAAAGTAAAGACTTTTACCAAAGGATTGGAATTTTTCAGGATAATAGCTGATCTTGCTGATGCGGAAG GTGGGCTGACGCAGAATGACTTCATTCTAGCTGCTAAGATCAATGAGCTTAATTTGCATGACTTGCTAAGACGGAAGGCTTCTGACTGA
- the LOC114387047 gene encoding pterin-4-alpha-carbinolamine dehydratase 2, mitochondrial-like isoform X1 has product MNRLLLVRHPLLALSKLPPLSPFSQTYYYSYTPTRINSQIYKIKDPPRTSAAFCTTNKELSSKKCVPCNTKDLQPMTEDAAGTLLSQIAQWNLVNEGGVLKLRRSWKVKTFTKGLEFFRIIADLADAEGHHPDLHLVGWNNVTIEICTHSVGGLTQNDFILAAKINELNLHDLLRRKASD; this is encoded by the exons ATGAATCGCCTTCTTCTTGTTCGTCACCCTCTACTAGCTTTATCCAAGCTACCACCACTATCACCCTTTTCCCAAACCTATTATTATTCATACACACCCACACG GATAAATTCtcaaatatataagattaaggACCCTCCTCGCACAAGCGCTGCATTTTGCACTACCAACAAAG agTTGTCATCTAAGAAGTGTGTACCGTGCAATACAAAGGACTTGCAACCCATGACTGAGGATGCAGCAGGCACTCTGCTTTCCCAG ATTGCCCAGTGGAATTTGGTAAACGAGGGTGGTGTGTTGAAATTGAGGAGATCATGGAAAGTAAAGACTTTTACCAAAGGATTGGAATTTTTCAGGATAATAGCTGATCTTGCTGATGCGGAAG GTCATCATCCTGATCTTCACCTTGTTGGCTGGAATAATGTTACTATAGAGATTTGTACACATTCTGTAG GTGGGCTGACGCAGAATGACTTCATTCTAGCTGCTAAGATCAATGAGCTTAATTTGCATGACTTGCTAAGACGGAAGGCTTCTGACTGA